Part of the Micromonospora rhizosphaerae genome is shown below.
GGATCCAGGCGTTTCTCCGTGCCGGTGACCGTCACCGGATCGCCGATCTGCGAGTTGTCGTACACCCATTGGGCGTTGTCGGGTGACAGATTCGTGCACCCATTGCTGACGTTGTTTTGACCCTGGTCGGCCACCGACCACGGGGCTCCGTGGATGTACTCGCCGTCCCCGGTGAGGCGCTCGGCGTGCCTGACGTCGAGTTGCTCATTCGGCCCGTACACCCAGAGCGCGCGGGCTTCTCTGCTCATGATCACCATGTTGCCCGAGGACGACGGCGTCAGCGGCTTGCCAAGGCTCACGGGAAATTTCTTGACCAGCTTGTCGTTCTGGAAGACCTTCATCTGCTTGGTGTCATTGGAGATCTTGAACTCGGTCCGCTGGCCGATTGTTGCCGTGACGCTGCGGCTGGTTTCGACGCTTCCGGCTGCCGGCACACCACCCGACCCTGCGGTCACCGTCAGCTTGGTGCCGGGCCGCCAATGGTTCCTCGGACGGTAGATGACCTGCTGGTCGCCGTACCACCGCCAGGCGCCAGTCTGAGGAGGATCACTCTTTACGGACAAGCGCCGCTCGACATCGGCCTTGGCACCATCCGGAATCGGCGCGCTGAACTTCACCGGCACCGGCATACCGACGCC
Proteins encoded:
- a CDS encoding Ig-like domain-containing protein; protein product: MNGVSRIFQRLATVGPARPDHAQAACRNIWTTRAPEGRPRRDRDMVQVRSYRRGGPVLVLGTCLLLTPLAWPTSVPAHASSASFDAARKRVTGAVGGGAGATSTATMKFTIVARPSRDPIASTIELQSGQVYGVGMPVPVKFSAPIPDGAKADVERRLSVKSDPPQTGAWRWYGDQQVIYRPRNHWRPGTKLTVTAGSGGVPAAGSVETSRSVTATIGQRTEFKISNDTKQMKVFQNDKLVKKFPVSLGKPLTPSSSGNMVIMSREARALWVYGPNEQLDVRHAERLTGDGEYIHGAPWSVADQGQNNVSNGCTNLSPDNAQWVYDNSQIGDPVTVTGTEKRLDPSNGWTVWDMSWDDYVKK